A genomic window from Triticum urartu cultivar G1812 chromosome 7, Tu2.1, whole genome shotgun sequence includes:
- the LOC125522587 gene encoding uncharacterized protein LOC125522587 has protein sequence MAAMESSLVLPPGAARESSLTLPTERSPEVSELRCISSELQWSGPTPPPGVAMESSPAFPKLQWSARRRSRSCDASRRSCNGEAGRSLLVLQWRARWRPQRCNGALAGGLGTAIHLAGAAMERSDTPSWCCNGELAGVPNAAMERSPEVSELQCLSPELQWSGPTLPPGVAMDSSPAFPMLQWSAHQRSRSCDVAHRGCNGELTDGVPVLR, from the coding sequence ATGGCTGCAATGGAGAGCTCGCTAGTGCTCCCTCCCGGTGCTGCAAGGGAGAGCTCACTGACGCTTCCGACGGAGCGCTCACCGGAAGTCTCGGAGCTGCGATGCATCTCGTCGGAGCTGCAATGGAGCGGTCCGACGCCTCCTCCAGGTGTTGCAATGGAGAGCTCCCCGGCGTTCCCAAAGCTCCAATGGAGCGCTCGCCGGAGGTCTCGGAGCTGTGATGCGTCTCGCCGGAGCTGCAATGGAGAGGCCGGGCGCTCCCTCCTGGTGTTGCAATGGAGAGCTCGCTGGCGTCCCCAACGCTGCAATGGAGCGCTCGCCGGAGGTCTCGGAACTGCGATTCATCTCGCCGGAGCTGCAATGGAGCGGTCCGACACTCCCTCCTGGTGTTGCAATGGAGAGCTCGCCGGCGTTCCCAACGCTGCAATGGAGCGCTCGCCAGAGGTCTCGGAGCTGCAATGCCTCTCGCCGGAGCTGCAATGGAGCGGTCCGACGCTCCCTCCTGGTGTTGCAATGGATAGCTCGCCGGCGTTCCCAATGCTGCAATGGAGCGCTCACCAGAGGTCTCGGAGTTGTGATGTAGCTCACCGGGGCTGCAATGGAGAGCTCACTGACGGTGTCCCGGTGTTGCGTTGA